The Malus domestica chromosome 10, GDT2T_hap1 genome contains a region encoding:
- the LOC103428487 gene encoding probable E3 ubiquitin ligase SUD1 isoform X2: MEITPSPPPSADQDVPTDTVKTSSSQENEASAVAATVKYDDEEEEEDVCRICRNTGDADNPLRYPCACSGSIKFVHQDCLLQWLNHSNARQCEVCKHAFSFSPVYAENAPARLPFQEFVVGMAMKTCHVLQFLLRLSFVLSVWLLIIPFITFWIWRLALVRSFGEAQRLFLSHLSTTVILTDCLHGFLLSASIVFIFLGATSLRDYFRHLRELGGQDADREDEGEGNGARAARRAPGQANRNFVGDVNGEDAGAHGIAGAGQMIRRNAENVAARWEMQAARLEAHVEQMFDGLDDADGAEDVPFDELVGMQGPVFHLVENAFTVLASNMIFLGVVIFVPFSIGRIILYRLFWIFSTATGPVLSTVMPLTESALSLANVTLKNAVTAVTNVSSESQQSGMVGQVEEILKANMSGLNEVSNNVSSPLSADFLKGATLGTSRLSDVTTLAVGYMFVFSLVFFYLGIVALIQYTRGESLTMGRFYGIASMAETISSLFRQFLAAMRHLMTMIKVAFLLVLELGVFPLMCGWWLDVCTIRMFGKSMSHRVQFFSASPLASSLVHWVVGIIYMLQISIFVSLLRGVLRNGVLYFLRDPADPNYNPFRDLIDDPVHKHARRVLLSIAVYGSLIVMLVFLPVKLAMRMAPSIFPLDILVSDPFTEIPADMLLFQICIPFATEHFKLRTTIKSLLCYWFTTVGWALGLTDFLLPRSEDNGAQENGNAEPGRQDRVQVQLGVQDQALVALPGADDPNGVILASGDSNVAEEYDTDEQSDSEYSFVLRIVLLLVVAWMTLLVFNSALIVVPTSLGRAIFNVIPFLPITHGIKCNDLYAFIIGSYIIWTAVAGFRYSIEHIRTKRVAVLLGQIFKWCAIVVKSSVLLSIWIFVIPVLIGLLFELLVIVPMRVPVDESPVFLLYQDWALGLIFLKIWTRLVMLDHMMPLMDETWRVKFERVREDGFSRLQGLWVLREIVFPIIMKLLTALCVPYVLARGLFPVLGYPLVVNSAVYRFAWLGCLCFSLLCFCARRFHVWFTNLHNSIRDDRYLIGRRLHNFGEAVEEKQNEAGTSSEVQDSNYETNGLIRYDREVDIGLRLRRVNQVDD, from the exons ATGGAGATCACCCCGTCCCCGCCGCCGTCCGCTGACCAGGACGTCCCAACCGACACCGTCAAGACGTCGTCGTCTCAGGAGAACGAAGCGAGCGCCGTGGCGGCGACGGTCAAGTACGACgatgaggaagaggaggaggacgtgTGCCGGATCTGTAGAAACACGGGCGACGCCGATAACCCGCTGCGGTACCCGTGCGCTTGTAGCGGAAGCATCAAGTTTGTGCACCAGGATTGCCTCCTGCAGTGGCTTAATCACAGCAATGCTCGCCAATGCGAG GTTTGCAAGCATGCATTTTCCTTCTCTCCTGTATATGCTGAGAATGCCCCTGCAAGGCTTCCTTTTCAAGAGTTTGTAGTTGGGATGGCAATGAAAACTTGCCATGTTCTGCAATTCCTTCTGCGGCTTAGTTTTGTGCTTTCTGTTTGGCTTCTCATTATACCTTTTATCACATTTTGGATATGGCGGTTGGCTCTTGTGAGGAGTTTTGGTGAAGCCCAGAGATTATTCCTTAGTCATTTATCCACTACAGTCATCCTTACCGATTGTCTGCATGGGTTCCTACTTTCTGCTAGCattgtgtttatttttcttggGGCCACTTCTCTGAGGGATTACTTCAGGCATTTACGTGAGCTTGGAGGACAGGATGCTGACAGAGAAGATGAAGGGGAAGGAAATGGTGCCCGTGCTGCAAGGAGAGCTCCTGGACAAGCTAACAGGAACTTTGTTGGTGATGTGAATGGGGAAGATGCAGGAGCACATGGGATTGCTGGAGCAGGTCAAATGATTAGGAGGAATGCAGAAAATGTTGCTGCTCGGTGGGAGATGCAGGCAGCTCGTCTTGAAGCTCATGTGGAGCAGATGTTTGATGGTCTGGATGATGCTGATGGCGCCGAGGATGTACCGTTTGATGAGCTTGTGGGCATGCAGGGACCTGTATTTCATTTAGTTGAAAATGCGTTCACT GTTCTGGCCAGCaatatgatattccttggtgtagtAATCTTTGTGCCTTTCTCAATAGGTCGGATTATACTCTATCGTTTGTTTTGGATTTTCTCCACCGCTACTGGTCCAGTATTGTCAACAGTCATGCCACTTACAGAATCAGCCCTTTCCTTAGCAAATGTAACATTGAAGAATGCAGTAACAGCTGTAACGAATGTATCATCTGAAAGCCAACAAAGTGGTATGGTAGGACAGGTTGAAGAGATCCTGAAAGCAAACATGAGTGGACTAAATGAGGTTTCAAACAATGTAAGCTCACCACTATCAGCAGACTTCTTGAAAGGGGCAACACTTGGGACATCAAGGCTGTCTGATGTGACAACTCTTGCTGTTGGATACATGTTTGTGTTCTCCCTAGTGTTCTTCTACCTGGGCATTGTTGCTTTGATTCAGTACACTAGGGGTGAATCATTGACTATGGGAAGGTTCTATGGTATTGCTTCTATGGCAGAGACAATTTCATCTCTCTTCAGGCAGTTCCTGGCAGCAATGAGGCATTTGATGACTATGATTAAGGTTGCTTTTCTTCTAGTCCTTGAACTGGGGGTATTTCCCTTGATGTGTGGATGGTGGCTAGATGTTTGTACTATAAGGATGTTCGGGAAGTCCATGTCTCACAGGGTTCAATTCTTCTCAGCTTCTCCCTTAGCCAGTTCATTGGTCCATTGGGTGGTTGGAATTATATACATGCTACAAATAAGCATATTTGTCAGTCTTCTTCGAGGG GTCCTGCGTAATGGAGTTCTTTATTTCCTTAGAGATCCAGCTGATCCTAACTATAATCCATTCCGTGATCTTATTGACGATCCGGTGCACAAACATGCTCGCAGGGTCCTCTTATCTATTGCGGTGTATGGGAGTTTAATTGTGATGCTGGTGTTTTTACCGGTTAAACTAGCTATGCGGATGGCACCTTCCATTTTCCCTCTTGACATCTT GGTGTCCGACCCATTTACTGAAATTCCTGCAGACATGCTTCTTTTTCAAATATGCATTCCATTCGCCACTGAGCATTTCAAATTACGGACAACGATTAAATCCCTCCTCTGTTATTGGTTTACAACAGTTGGCTGGGCTCTTGGTTTAACTGATTTCTTACTGCCCAGATCTGAGGACAATGGTGCACAGGAAAATGGAAATGCAGAGCCAGGAAGACAGGATAGAGTACAGGTTCAACTGGGGGTACAGGATCAGGCTTTGGTGGCACTTCCAGGTGCTGATGATCCAAATGGAGTTATTCTTGCATCAGGAGACTCAAATGTCGCAGAAGAGTATGATACGGATGAACAATCTGATTCTGA GTACAGCTTTGTGCTTCGCATTGTACTTTTGTTGGTGGTGGCTTGGATGACGTTACTTGTCTTCAACTCTGCCTTGATAGTCGTACCAACCTCACTTGGAAGGGCAATTTTCAATGTCATTCCTTTTCTccctataacacatggaatcaAGTGCAATG ATTTGTATGCTTTCATCATTGGAAGCTACATAATATGGACTGCTGTAGCCGGATTTAGATATTCCATCGAGCATATTAGAACCAAAAGGGTTGCAGTTCTGTTGGGCCAGATCTTCAAGTGGTGTGCCATTGTTGTCAAGAGTTCTGTGCTTTTGTCAATATGG ATTTTTGTCATTCCAGTATTGATTGGGCTGCTTTTTGAGCTTTTGGTGATCGTTCCAATGCGTGTGCCTGTTGATGAGAGCCCGGTATTCCTGCTTTACCAGGACTGGGCTTTAGGCCTTATTTTTCTCAAGATATGGACCAGACTG GTTATGTTGGATCACATGATGCCACTGATGGATGAAACCTGGCGAGTAAAGTTTGAAAGGGTGAGGGAAGACGGGTTCTCCAGGCTGCAAGGTCTTTGGGTGCTTCGTGAAATCGTATTCCCAATCATTATGAAGTTGTTGACTGCCCTGTGCGTGCCTTATGTACTTGCCAGAGGGCTATTTCCTGTTCTCGGTTACCCATTAGTGGTGAACTCAGCAGTTTATCGGTTTGCCTGGCTGGGATGCCTTTGCTTTAGCCTGTTGTGCTTTTGCGCCAGGAGATTCCATGTCTGGTTCACAAACCTTCACAACTCAATACGTGATGACCGGTACCTAATTGGTCGAAGGCTTCATAACTTTGGGGAAGCCGTCGAAGAGAAGCAAAACGAAGCAGGGACATCCTCGGAAGTGCAGGACTCTAACTACGAGACCAACGGGTTAATCCGATACGACCGAGAAGTTGATATAGGACTCCGACTAAGGCGTGTTAACCAAGTCGATGACTAA
- the LOC103428487 gene encoding probable E3 ubiquitin ligase SUD1 isoform X1: protein MEITPSPPPSADQDVPTDTVKTSSSQENEASAVAATVKYDDEEEEEDVCRICRNTGDADNPLRYPCACSGSIKFVHQDCLLQWLNHSNARQCEVCKHAFSFSPVYAENAPARLPFQEFVVGMAMKTCHVLQFLLRLSFVLSVWLLIIPFITFWIWRLALVRSFGEAQRLFLSHLSTTVILTDCLHGFLLSASIVFIFLGATSLRDYFRHLRELGGQDADREDEGEGNGARAARRAPGQANRNFVGDVNGEDAGAHGIAGAGQMIRRNAENVAARWEMQAARLEAHVEQMFDGLDDADGAEDVPFDELVGMQGPVFHLVENAFTVLASNMIFLGVVIFVPFSIGRIILYRLFWIFSTATGPVLSTVMPLTESALSLANVTLKNAVTAVTNVSSESQQSGMVGQVEEILKANMSGLNEVSNNVSSPLSADFLKGATLGTSRLSDVTTLAVGYMFVFSLVFFYLGIVALIQYTRGESLTMGRFYGIASMAETISSLFRQFLAAMRHLMTMIKVAFLLVLELGVFPLMCGWWLDVCTIRMFGKSMSHRVQFFSASPLASSLVHWVVGIIYMLQISIFVSLLRGVLRNGVLYFLRDPADPNYNPFRDLIDDPVHKHARRVLLSIAVYGSLIVMLVFLPVKLAMRMAPSIFPLDILVSDPFTEIPADMLLFQICIPFATEHFKLRTTIKSLLCYWFTTVGWALGLTDFLLPRSEDNGAQENGNAEPGRQDRVQVQLGVQDQALVALPGADDPNGVILASGDSNVAEEYDTDEQSDSERYSFVLRIVLLLVVAWMTLLVFNSALIVVPTSLGRAIFNVIPFLPITHGIKCNDLYAFIIGSYIIWTAVAGFRYSIEHIRTKRVAVLLGQIFKWCAIVVKSSVLLSIWIFVIPVLIGLLFELLVIVPMRVPVDESPVFLLYQDWALGLIFLKIWTRLVMLDHMMPLMDETWRVKFERVREDGFSRLQGLWVLREIVFPIIMKLLTALCVPYVLARGLFPVLGYPLVVNSAVYRFAWLGCLCFSLLCFCARRFHVWFTNLHNSIRDDRYLIGRRLHNFGEAVEEKQNEAGTSSEVQDSNYETNGLIRYDREVDIGLRLRRVNQVDD from the exons ATGGAGATCACCCCGTCCCCGCCGCCGTCCGCTGACCAGGACGTCCCAACCGACACCGTCAAGACGTCGTCGTCTCAGGAGAACGAAGCGAGCGCCGTGGCGGCGACGGTCAAGTACGACgatgaggaagaggaggaggacgtgTGCCGGATCTGTAGAAACACGGGCGACGCCGATAACCCGCTGCGGTACCCGTGCGCTTGTAGCGGAAGCATCAAGTTTGTGCACCAGGATTGCCTCCTGCAGTGGCTTAATCACAGCAATGCTCGCCAATGCGAG GTTTGCAAGCATGCATTTTCCTTCTCTCCTGTATATGCTGAGAATGCCCCTGCAAGGCTTCCTTTTCAAGAGTTTGTAGTTGGGATGGCAATGAAAACTTGCCATGTTCTGCAATTCCTTCTGCGGCTTAGTTTTGTGCTTTCTGTTTGGCTTCTCATTATACCTTTTATCACATTTTGGATATGGCGGTTGGCTCTTGTGAGGAGTTTTGGTGAAGCCCAGAGATTATTCCTTAGTCATTTATCCACTACAGTCATCCTTACCGATTGTCTGCATGGGTTCCTACTTTCTGCTAGCattgtgtttatttttcttggGGCCACTTCTCTGAGGGATTACTTCAGGCATTTACGTGAGCTTGGAGGACAGGATGCTGACAGAGAAGATGAAGGGGAAGGAAATGGTGCCCGTGCTGCAAGGAGAGCTCCTGGACAAGCTAACAGGAACTTTGTTGGTGATGTGAATGGGGAAGATGCAGGAGCACATGGGATTGCTGGAGCAGGTCAAATGATTAGGAGGAATGCAGAAAATGTTGCTGCTCGGTGGGAGATGCAGGCAGCTCGTCTTGAAGCTCATGTGGAGCAGATGTTTGATGGTCTGGATGATGCTGATGGCGCCGAGGATGTACCGTTTGATGAGCTTGTGGGCATGCAGGGACCTGTATTTCATTTAGTTGAAAATGCGTTCACT GTTCTGGCCAGCaatatgatattccttggtgtagtAATCTTTGTGCCTTTCTCAATAGGTCGGATTATACTCTATCGTTTGTTTTGGATTTTCTCCACCGCTACTGGTCCAGTATTGTCAACAGTCATGCCACTTACAGAATCAGCCCTTTCCTTAGCAAATGTAACATTGAAGAATGCAGTAACAGCTGTAACGAATGTATCATCTGAAAGCCAACAAAGTGGTATGGTAGGACAGGTTGAAGAGATCCTGAAAGCAAACATGAGTGGACTAAATGAGGTTTCAAACAATGTAAGCTCACCACTATCAGCAGACTTCTTGAAAGGGGCAACACTTGGGACATCAAGGCTGTCTGATGTGACAACTCTTGCTGTTGGATACATGTTTGTGTTCTCCCTAGTGTTCTTCTACCTGGGCATTGTTGCTTTGATTCAGTACACTAGGGGTGAATCATTGACTATGGGAAGGTTCTATGGTATTGCTTCTATGGCAGAGACAATTTCATCTCTCTTCAGGCAGTTCCTGGCAGCAATGAGGCATTTGATGACTATGATTAAGGTTGCTTTTCTTCTAGTCCTTGAACTGGGGGTATTTCCCTTGATGTGTGGATGGTGGCTAGATGTTTGTACTATAAGGATGTTCGGGAAGTCCATGTCTCACAGGGTTCAATTCTTCTCAGCTTCTCCCTTAGCCAGTTCATTGGTCCATTGGGTGGTTGGAATTATATACATGCTACAAATAAGCATATTTGTCAGTCTTCTTCGAGGG GTCCTGCGTAATGGAGTTCTTTATTTCCTTAGAGATCCAGCTGATCCTAACTATAATCCATTCCGTGATCTTATTGACGATCCGGTGCACAAACATGCTCGCAGGGTCCTCTTATCTATTGCGGTGTATGGGAGTTTAATTGTGATGCTGGTGTTTTTACCGGTTAAACTAGCTATGCGGATGGCACCTTCCATTTTCCCTCTTGACATCTT GGTGTCCGACCCATTTACTGAAATTCCTGCAGACATGCTTCTTTTTCAAATATGCATTCCATTCGCCACTGAGCATTTCAAATTACGGACAACGATTAAATCCCTCCTCTGTTATTGGTTTACAACAGTTGGCTGGGCTCTTGGTTTAACTGATTTCTTACTGCCCAGATCTGAGGACAATGGTGCACAGGAAAATGGAAATGCAGAGCCAGGAAGACAGGATAGAGTACAGGTTCAACTGGGGGTACAGGATCAGGCTTTGGTGGCACTTCCAGGTGCTGATGATCCAAATGGAGTTATTCTTGCATCAGGAGACTCAAATGTCGCAGAAGAGTATGATACGGATGAACAATCTGATTCTGA AAGGTACAGCTTTGTGCTTCGCATTGTACTTTTGTTGGTGGTGGCTTGGATGACGTTACTTGTCTTCAACTCTGCCTTGATAGTCGTACCAACCTCACTTGGAAGGGCAATTTTCAATGTCATTCCTTTTCTccctataacacatggaatcaAGTGCAATG ATTTGTATGCTTTCATCATTGGAAGCTACATAATATGGACTGCTGTAGCCGGATTTAGATATTCCATCGAGCATATTAGAACCAAAAGGGTTGCAGTTCTGTTGGGCCAGATCTTCAAGTGGTGTGCCATTGTTGTCAAGAGTTCTGTGCTTTTGTCAATATGG ATTTTTGTCATTCCAGTATTGATTGGGCTGCTTTTTGAGCTTTTGGTGATCGTTCCAATGCGTGTGCCTGTTGATGAGAGCCCGGTATTCCTGCTTTACCAGGACTGGGCTTTAGGCCTTATTTTTCTCAAGATATGGACCAGACTG GTTATGTTGGATCACATGATGCCACTGATGGATGAAACCTGGCGAGTAAAGTTTGAAAGGGTGAGGGAAGACGGGTTCTCCAGGCTGCAAGGTCTTTGGGTGCTTCGTGAAATCGTATTCCCAATCATTATGAAGTTGTTGACTGCCCTGTGCGTGCCTTATGTACTTGCCAGAGGGCTATTTCCTGTTCTCGGTTACCCATTAGTGGTGAACTCAGCAGTTTATCGGTTTGCCTGGCTGGGATGCCTTTGCTTTAGCCTGTTGTGCTTTTGCGCCAGGAGATTCCATGTCTGGTTCACAAACCTTCACAACTCAATACGTGATGACCGGTACCTAATTGGTCGAAGGCTTCATAACTTTGGGGAAGCCGTCGAAGAGAAGCAAAACGAAGCAGGGACATCCTCGGAAGTGCAGGACTCTAACTACGAGACCAACGGGTTAATCCGATACGACCGAGAAGTTGATATAGGACTCCGACTAAGGCGTGTTAACCAAGTCGATGACTAA
- the LOC114823121 gene encoding wax ester synthase/diacylglycerol acyltransferase 10-like → MVYGGVEWCMVVEKGCGKVWEMAGMDGGVAAKGIRMMVAAARNGNIGLDEFLNCGEVSNLLESNSESSWGNKFGMFLLPIYYHKSSDLDPLVYLKRAKLVLDSFTISNILGPQEAIAIGGNLVTYLKVNTCSLPQALIMHMVSYAERANLQILVAKDIFPDTTFLAKCFEEALLDMKEAASSHE, encoded by the exons atggtgtatggaggtgtagaatggtgtatggtTGTGGAGaagggttgcggcaaggtgtgggaaatggctggaatggatggaggAGTGGCGGCTAAGGGTATAAggatgatggtggctgcggcaaggaatgGGAATATAGGGTTGGatgaatttctgaattgtggAGAG GTATCCAATTTGTTGGAAAGCAACTCTGAATCAAGCTGGGGTAACAAGTTCGGCATGTTTCTCCTACCTATATATTACCATAAAAGTAGTGATCTTGATCCTCTAGTGTACCTCAAGAGAGCTAAGTTGGTTCTTGATAG CTTTACCATTTCAAATATACTTGGCCCGCAAGAAGCAATTGCAATTGGGGGAAACCTTGTAACTTACCTTAAAGTGAATACATGTAGCCTACCCCAG GCACTTATAATGCACATGGTGAGCTATGCTGAAAGAGCTAACTTGCAAATTTTGGTGGCCAAAGATATCTTTCCGGATACAACATTTCTCGCAAAATGCTTTGAAGAGGCATTGCTTGATATGAAGGAAGCAGCATCCAGCCATGAGTAG